ACGCAGCACTGCTCAATCGCGGTTACTTCCGCACGCGCCCGTATGACACGATGGGCTTTGCCATCACCTATACAAAAATTGCCGATGGCGTCACCCTTGCAGAACAGGACATGATTGATCGCGGCGCCAGAAGCAACCTGCCCAACCATGCAACCGGTGTTCAGCGCGATACGATCGTCATGGAAGCAAACTATGCCATACACGTCATGCCGGGCGTTATATTTACCCCCCTGTTCGAGTATTATATTCATCCCAATGCCCAGTCCAACCTGCGTAACGCCGCCCTGCTGGGCTTTAAAAGCCATATCCAACTAATGTGACATCGCAATGACATACGCAGCGGGAAGATTACGGATATCCGTAATCAACCGCCCATAGCCAAACCGCTGCGTATATTATGAAATATTACGGCAAAGAGAAATTGATGCAAGCCACGGAAAAGCCGTTTCTTGCTTTATAAAAAGCGAAACATCATCGAATGCGTGTTCGCCAGACTGAAGCAGTTCATCTCCGCTATCATCGGGCTTAACTGACGATACTTCCGGGCAGAATAATCATCAGGCCACAGGTAACCGGTTGACCTGAGCAGGTGCTTTCATCAATGCGTGATTTACAGAAAAACCGAGAGATGGCAGGCTGCCAATGCAGTGATGGAAGTAATATTTTGATTCTGTATTGTGAACTGACCATGTAGAGACGCCTGCCTGTTTATGTTGCATAGCCGTTATAAGCTCCCTCGTATTCCCACATAAAGTGCATAAATGCCGTGCGATGCCGCCATGAACAGCCGGTTACGACGGCTGCCGCCAAAACACAGATTGGCACATCGTTCAGGCAAGGGAATATGGGCGCGGGGCCTACCGTCCGGACCAAACACCATCACGCCATTCAGGTCCGGCGCACCGCCCCAGCCACACCATAGATTACCATCCGTATCACAGCGCAGGCCGTCTGCACGGGCATCGCGTGCTGGCTCTATCAGCAGGCAGCGGGATGCAATGCGTGTTCGCCGGGCATCCAGTCTGCATGCCCATATGGTATTGGGCAGGCAGCCACTATCAATAATGTAAAGAATATCGCCCGCAGGGGAAAAGCATAGCCCGTTGGGGTTGATGAATTCCGTACTGACCTGCTGGAGCGCTCCATCACTCTCCAGGCGGTAAAGTGCGGTCGGCAGTTCCTGCTGCTCGGTCCCGCCCCCTTCATAAACGCTGAGCAGCCCGTAATCCGGATCTGTAAACCAGATCGCACCATCCGGGGCTACAACGACATCATTGGGCGAATTGAGGCGCCTGCCATCAAACCGGCTGGCCAGAATGGTAATCGTGCCATCATATTCAGTACGGGTCACCTGCCTGCTTTCATGCTCGCAGGTAATCAGGCGCCCCGCCCGGTCTCGCGTATTGCCATTGGCATGGCGTGAGGGATCGCGGAAGACAGATGTGCGCCGCGTTTCCTCCGACCAGCGCAGGATGCGGTTATTGGGGATGTCGCTCCACAGCAGGTAGCGTCCATCTCCGAACCAGACGGGGCCTTCACCCCATTCGGTGCCCCGTGCCAGACACTCCACATCGCTATGGGGCAGCAGGCAGGGCGCAAAGGACGGATCCAGGCAGACAGGCGCATAATCCAAGCGGGATAGATAAACGGGTTCCCGGGCATCACTGATACCCAGTGCGAAGGAAGGGATCATGGGACGATGCTTTCCTCACCTTCCATATGCCTTCCGGGCAGTACCGGTGGCTGGTAAAAAATGACAGCCGCCACCATGAACGTACCGATGACTACCGAACTTTCAATGGCTTGCGGCAGGCCCCACTGGCCACCCAGCCATGGCACCACAAAACCGCATACACCCTGGCCCAGCGCCGCCACCGCATAACTGCAGCCCATGCCCAGAGAACGGCTGGCCGAGGGAAAACGCTGCGACAGGTAATGCGGCACAAGGGCG
This DNA window, taken from Komagataeibacter sucrofermentans DSM 15973, encodes the following:
- a CDS encoding SMP-30/gluconolactonase/LRE family protein produces the protein MIPSFALGISDAREPVYLSRLDYAPVCLDPSFAPCLLPHSDVECLARGTEWGEGPVWFGDGRYLLWSDIPNNRILRWSEETRRTSVFRDPSRHANGNTRDRAGRLITCEHESRQVTRTEYDGTITILASRFDGRRLNSPNDVVVAPDGAIWFTDPDYGLLSVYEGGGTEQQELPTALYRLESDGALQQVSTEFINPNGLCFSPAGDILYIIDSGCLPNTIWACRLDARRTRIASRCLLIEPARDARADGLRCDTDGNLWCGWGGAPDLNGVMVFGPDGRPRAHIPLPERCANLCFGGSRRNRLFMAASHGIYALYVGIRGSL